ACCGGTCCGTTCGACCTCCTGCTGACGCTCGTCCTCCGCGAGGAGGTCGACCTGCTGGAGGTGGAGCTGGCCGATGTCGTGCTGTCGTACATCGACGTCCTGGAGTCCCGCGGCGAGCTGGACCTGGAGGTCGCGACCGAGTTCCTGGTGCTCATCGCCGCGCTGCTGGAGCTGAAGTCGCGCCTGATGCTCCCGCGCGAGGACGAGGAGCTGCTCGACGTCGAGCCGGACGTCGCGGCCGAGGAGCTGCTCGCCCGGATGCTCGAGGCCAAGCGCTACCGCGGCGCGGCGCTGCACCTGATCGCGAAGCTGCACGGCGAGGACGGCGTCCGCTTCCGCAGCGCGCCGCTCCCGGCCCACCTGCGCGCGACCGACATCGAGGACCTC
The sequence above is a segment of the Conexibacter woesei Iso977N genome. Coding sequences within it:
- a CDS encoding segregation and condensation protein A codes for the protein MSTIVAELELDLEVFTGPFDLLLTLVLREEVDLLEVELADVVLSYIDVLESRGELDLEVATEFLVLIAALLELKSRLMLPREDEELLDVEPDVAAEELLARMLEAKRYRGAALHLIAKLHGEDGVRFRSAPLPAHLRATDIEDLEGVYRPARLGKAIGSLLTMPARVDIRHLTIPRVSVADRLAHLRRLLRSPAGRTTFEDAVRGADRVTVCVTLFALLELYKQGEATWSQDEPFGEIEIRSGAAEQRPAAAAAVA